A section of the Phaseolus vulgaris cultivar G19833 chromosome 8, P. vulgaris v2.0, whole genome shotgun sequence genome encodes:
- the LOC137824406 gene encoding SNF1-related protein kinase regulatory subunit beta-2-like translates to MGSNSRGKDGEGSSGVKKDEENYEHEQDMKFVQPEALFRSTNGFTDPLVQLPPLLIQPQVPVVAMQGHAVVTQPLPQNGYVESVIYERLKSVKIMWNHAATNVAIAGSWDNWETTEPLQRVDQNFLLVKTLPIGIYHYRFIVDGYLTHAPEFPSASDESGYGYNILDLQDYIPEIVANLSDFEDPPSPPSSYDNSYLNEEEFSKPPPELPPQLPLAMRHEPSSTSGSRVIHRPTHLELNHLFIHKTESAQFVALRSTYKFQHKYITAELYKSLRRER, encoded by the exons ATGGGAAGTAACAGCAGAGGAAAGGATGGTGAAGGTTCTTCTGGGGTTAAAAAGGATGAAGAGAACTATGAGCATGAACAAGACATGAAATTTGTGCAGCCTGAAGCTCTCTTTCGCAGTACCAACGGATTCACAGATCCCTTGGTTCAGTTACCTCCCTTGCTCATACAACCCCAG GTACCTGTGGTTGCCATGCAAGGACATGCTGTGGTAACGCAACCCCTGCCACAAAATGGATATGTAGAATCTGTGATTTATGAAAGGTTGAAAAGTGTGAAGATCATGTGGAATCATGCAGCCACCAATGTTGCTATTGCAGGATCATGGGACAACTGGGAGACCAC GGAGCCCCTGCAGAGAGTAGATCAAAATTTTCTCCTTGTTAAAACACTCCCAATAGGTATCTACCATTATCGTTTCATTGTAGATGGCTATTTGACACATGCTCCAGAGTTTCCATCTGCTTCTGACGAGTCAGGTTATGGCTACAATATATTGGATTTGCAG GACTATATACCAGAAATAGTTGCAAACTTATCCGATTTTGAAGATCCTCCATCACCACCATCGAGTTATGATAACTCATACTTAAATGAAGAGGAGTTCAGCAAGCCCCCACCAGAATTACCACCACAACTACCACTGGCAATGAGACATGAGCCTTCATCTACGAGTGGTAGTCGTGTTATCCATAGGCCTACTCATCTGGAATTGAATCATCTATTCATACACAAAACTGAAAGTGCTCAATTTGTGGCACTACGATCAACATACAAGTTTCAACACAAATATATTACTGCTGAATTGTACAAGTCCCTGCGCAGGGAAAGATGA
- the LOC137824407 gene encoding uncharacterized protein — MDSSSLCIATHTHINMAAKLTLSSPISFKTSFLPKSLPLSHALCSPRTNITGVKVHAKLGGGDEEVKKGDKKKFITREEEPQQYWQTAGEREGENPMKTPLPYIIIFGMSTPFVILAIAFANGWIKVPIR; from the exons ATGGATTCCTCATCACTTTGCATtgcaacacacacacacatcaaCATGGCTGCCAAACTCACTCTCTCTTCTCCCATTTCCTTCAAAACTTCTTTTCTGCCAAAATCACTCCCACTTTCTCATGCTTTATGCTCCCCAAGAACTAATATTACTGGTGTTAAAGTTCATGCTAAACTAG GTGGTGGAGATGAGGAAGTCAAGAAGGGAGACAAGAAGAAATTCATCACCAGAGAGGAAGAACCACAACA GTATTGGCAGACAGCAGGAGAAAGGGAGGGAGAGAATCCCATGAAGACCCCTCTTCCTTATATTATCATATTTGGTATGTCAACTCCTTTTGTAATCTTGGCCATTGCTTTTGCAAATGGTTGGATTAAGGTACCCATTCGATGA
- the LOC137826415 gene encoding putative pentatricopeptide repeat-containing protein At5g09950 → MILCYRRLLHNASHAISAQLALSVYHCNISHHHLQFPTLNLEYHRYKDSCSVEDAHQLHLHIYKYGLINDVFWCNTLVNIYVRVGNLVSAQKLFDEMPQKNLVSWSCLISGYAQNDMPDEACVLFKGVISTGLLPNHYAIGSALRACQEIGPNKLKLGMEIHGLISKSPYASDMVLSNVLMSMYSHCSASIDDARRVFDEIKIKTSASWNSIISVYCRTGDAISAFNLFSSMQREATELTCRPNEYTFCSLVTAACSLVDRGLTLLEQMLARIEKSSFVQDLYVGSALVSGFAKHGLIDSAKMIFEQMSDRNAVTMNGLMVGLAKQHHGEEAAKIFKQMNNLVEINASSYAVLLSSFSEFSDLKEGKRKGQEVHAYLIRNALVDVWILIGNALVNMYAKCNAIDNARSIFQFMPSKDSVSWNSMISGLDHNERFDEAVACFHTMKRNGMVASKFSVISTLSSCASLGWIMLGRQIHTEGIKHGLDLDVSVSNALLTLYAETDYMDECKKVFFLMPKYDQVSWNSFIGALATSDESVLQAIKYFLEMMQAGWKLNRVTFINILAAVSSLSLLELGRQIHALILKYSVADNNAIENTLLAFYGKCEQTEDCEIIFSRMSERRDEVSWNSMISGYIHNGILHKAMDMVWFMMQRGQRLDGFTLATVLSACASVATLERGMEVHACAIRACLESEVVVGSALVDMYAKCGKIDYASRFFQLMPVRNIYSWNSMICGYARHGHGEKALELFRQMKQHGQSPDHVSFVGVLSACSHVGLVDEGFKHLKSMSEIYGLAPRIEHFSCMVDLLGRAGNVNKIEEFIKTMPVDPNALIWRTILVACCRANSRNTELGRRASKMLIQLEPQNGVNYVLVSNMHAAGGKWEDVAEARLAMRNAAAKKEAGCSWVTMKDGVHVFVAGDQTHPEKEKIYEKLKEMMNKMRGVGYVPETKYALHDLEHENKEEVISYHSEKLAIAFVLTRQSELPIRIMKNLRVCGDCHTAFKYISKIVNRKIILRDSNRFHHFDDGICSCGDYW, encoded by the coding sequence ATGATTCTCTGCTACAGGCGATTGTTACACAATGCAAGTCATGCTATTTCTGCCCAGTTAGCTTTATCAGTATATCACTGCAACATATCTCATCACCACCTCCAATTTCCAACTTTGAATTTGGAATATCATCGATACAAAGATTCTTGTAGCGTGGAAGATGCCCATCAGCTTCATCTGCATATCTACAAATATGGGCTTATCAATGATGTTTTCTGGTGTAATACTCTTGTCAACATCTATGTCAGAGTCGGCAACTTGGTTTCCGCACAGAAGCTGTTTGATGAAATGCCGCAAAAGAACCTCGTTTCCTGGTCTTGTTTAATTTCTGGGTATGCACAGAATGACATGCCTGATGAGGCATGTGTTTTATTCAAAGGGGTCATTTCAACTGGTCTCTTGCCAAATCACTATGCCATTGGTAGTGCTCTTCGAGCATGCCAAGAGATTGGTCCAAATAAGCTCAAACTCGGGATGGAGATTCATGGCTTAATTTCCAAATCTCCTTATGCTTCGGACATGGTGTTGTCTAATGTGCTAATGTCCATGTATTCACATTGCTCGGCCTCCATTGACGATGCTCGTCGTGTTTttgatgaaataaaaattaaaacttctGCATCCTGGAATTCTATAATTTCGGTCTATTGTCGTACGGGAGATGCAATTTCtgcttttaatttattttcaagcaTGCAAAGGGAAGCTACAGAATTAACCTGCAGGCCTAATGAATATACCTTTTGTAGCTTAGTAACTGCTGCATGCTCTCTGGTTGACCGTGGACTGACTTTGCTAGAGCAGATGCTGGCGAGGATTGAAAAATCTAGCTTCGTACAAGATTTATATGTTGGTAGTGCATTGGTCAGTGGGTTTGCAAAGCATGGTTTAATAGATTCTGCTAAAATGATTTTTGAACAGATGAGTGATCGTAATGCAGTGACTATGAATGGGTTAATGGTCGGACTTGCGAAGCAGCACCATGGTGAAGAAGCAGCTAAGATATTCAAGCAAATGAACAATTTGGTTGAAATAAATGCATCATCTTATGCAGTTCTTTTAAGTTCTTTTAGTGAATTTTCAGATTTGAAAGAAGGGAAGAGAAAGGGTCAAGAGGTTCATGCTTATCTAATTCGAAATGCCTTGGTTGATGTCTGGATTTTGATTGGAAACGCACTTGTGAATATGTATGCAAAGTGCAACGCTATTGATAATGCTCGTTCAATTTTTCAATTCATGCCCAGTAAAGATTCTGTCTCATGGAACTCTATGATCTCTGGCCTAGACCACAATGAACGATTTGATGAAGCAGTTGCCTGTTTCCATACAATGAAGAGAAATGGAATGGTGGCCTCAAAATTCTCAGTCATTAGTACTTTGAGTTCGTGTGCAAGTTTGGGTTGGATCATGTTAGGACGACAAATACACACTGAAGGGATCAAACATGGGCTAGATTTGGATGTTTCAGTTTCGAATGCTCTTCTAACGTTGTATGCTGAAACTGATTACATGGACGAGTGTAAGAAAGTATTCTTTCTAATGCCAAAGTATGACCAAGTTTCTTGGAATTCTTTTATTGGTGCACTAGCAACTTCAGACGAGTCAGTCTTACAGGCAATAAAATATTTCCTGGAGATGATGCAAGCTGGATGGAAACTAAACAGAGtaacatttataaatattttagcagcagtttcttctctctctcttcttgAACTGGGCCGTCAAATTCATGCTTTAATCTTAAAATACTCCGTTGCTGATAACAATGCCATTGAGAATACGCTTCTAGCTTTTTATGGGAAGTGTGAGCAGACTGAGGACTGTGAGATTATCTTTTCTAGAATGTCGGAGCGAAGGGATGAAGTCAGTTGGAATTCAATGATTTCTGGATATATTCACAATGGCATCCTGCATAAAGCCATGGACATGGTATGGTTTATGATGCAAAGGGGCCAAAGATTGGATGGTTTCACACTTGCCACTGTTCTTAGTGCATGTGCTTCGGTTGCAACATTAGAGCGTGGTATGGAAGTTCATGCATGTGCAATAAGAGCTTGTTTAGAATCTGAAGTTGTTGTCGGCAGTGCACTAGTTGACATGTATGCGAAATGTGGAAAGATAGATTATGCATCGAGATTCTTTCAATTGATGCCTGTGAGGAACATATATTCTTGGAATTCAATGATTTGTGGTTATGCACGCCATGGACATGGAGAAAAAGCTCTAGAGCTTTTTAGACAAATGAAACAGCACGGCCAATCACCAGATCATGTCAGTTTTGTTGGTGTCCTATCAGCCTGTAGTCATGTAGGGTTGGTTGATGAAGGATTTAAGCATCTCAAATCAATGAGTGAAATATATGGACTAGCCCCTCGAATAGAGCATTTCTCTTGTATGGTGGACCTCCTTGGGAGGGCAGGTAATGTTAATAAGATAGAGGAATTCATCAAAACAATGCCAGTGGATCCTAATGCCCTTATTTGGAGAACAATTTTGGTAGCATGTTGTCGTGCTAATAGCCGTAATACAGAGCTAGGTAGGAGGGCTTCCAAGATGCTTATTCAGTTAGAGCCACAGAATGGTGTGAACTATGTACTTGTTTCTAACATGCATGCTGCTGGTGGGAAGTGGGAAGATGTGGCAGAGGCAAGGTTAGCAATGAGGAATGCAGCAGCGAAGAAGGAAGCTGGGTGTAGTTGGGTTACCATGAAGGATGGAGTTCATGTGTTTGTGGCTGGAGACCAAACACAcccagaaaaagaaaaaatctaTGAAAAACTCAAGGAGATGATGAACAAAATGAGGGGTGTGGGATATGTGCCTGAAACCAAATATGCACTCCATGATCTTGAACATGAAAACAAAGAAGAGGTTATCAGCTATCACAGTGAGAAACTAGCGATTGCTTTTGTTCTCACACGCCAATCTGAGCTACCAATTAGGATAATGAAGAACCTTCGGGTTTGTGGTGACTGTCACACTGCTTTCAAATACATATCAAAGATTGTTAATCGAAAGATAATTTTACGAGATTCAAATAGATTTCACCATTTTGATGATGGCATATGTTCTTGTGGGGATTATTGGTGA